The following proteins are encoded in a genomic region of Drosophila miranda strain MSH22 chromosome 4, D.miranda_PacBio2.1, whole genome shotgun sequence:
- the LOC108162443 gene encoding partner of bursicon, producing the protein MQVQELLFIAAVLMPQCLRALRYNHQGTGDENCETLKSEIHLIKEEFDELGRMQRTCNADVIVNKCEGLCNSQVQPSVITPTGFLKECYCCRESFLKEKVITLTHCYDPDGTRLTSQEMGTMDIRLREPTECKCFKCGDFTR; encoded by the exons ATGCAGGTCCAGGAATTGCTTTTCATTGCTGCGGTCCTGATGCCCCAATGCCTGAGGGCCTTGCGCTACAACCACCAGGGCACCGGCGACGAGAACTGCGAGACATTAAAGTCGGAGATCCATTTGATCAAGGAGGAGTTTGACGAACTGGGACGCATGCAGAGGACCTGCAATGCCGATGTTATAGTCAATAAATGCGAGGGACTGTGCAACAGTCAGGTGCAACCATCGGTGATAACACCGACGGGGTTTCTGAAA GAGTGCTATTGCTGTCGCGAAAGTTTCCTCAAGGAAAAGGTCATCACGCTCACCCACTGCTATGATCCGGATGGCACTCGTCTAACCTCCCAGGAAATGGGTACCATGGACATACGTCTCCGAGAGCCCACCGAATGCAAATGCTTCAAGTGTGGCGATTTTACGCGTTGA
- the LOC117188678 gene encoding protein toll-like produces MRAITTTVKERAAKGPLPTQISGQSTLYFEGNYLETMPSNSLLGYSQLGHLYLANNRLTEIDQLPENIIALDIRNNSISLLNKQMRDFFDKRLAASPQLKLLLSGNPWTCTCEEKDFLFFVRSSQYIENLNDIYCGRTEKLLKLIDESDLCPSGLVHYVTLTISFMIIISTINLIVYFKQPLLIWFYEHNVCMSIAAQREFEKQKKFDAFLSFTHKDEELIEEFVERLETGAYKFRLCFYLRDWLVGVPIPECISQSVKDSKRVIILLTNHFLKSTWGRLEFRLALHATSQDRCKRLIVVLYPEVENFDDLDSELRSYMVLNTYLKRDDPNFWNKLVFSMPHVNVQQEPDPEAIELSVINRNE; encoded by the exons ATGCGtgcaataacaacaacagtGAAAGAACGTGCCGCAAA gggGCCATTACCTACACAAATATCTGGACAATCGACTCTTTATTTCGAAGGAAATTATCTCGAAACAATGCCATCCAACTCCCTGCTCGGATATTCACAGTTAGGACATCTATACCTGGCCAACAATCGGCTAACCGAGATCGACCAACTTCCTGAGAACATAATAGCTCTCGACATAAGAAACAATAGCATTTCTTTGCTGAACAAGCAGATGCGGGACTTCTTCGACAAGAGATTAGCCGCCTCCCCCCAGCTGAAGCTCCTACTCTCTGGGAATCCTTGGACTTGCACTTGCGAGGAGAAAGACTTCCTATTCTTTGTGAGAAGTTCGCAGTACATTGAAAATCTAAATGATATATACTGCGGTAGAACGGAAAAGCTCCTGAAGCTAATAGATGAGAGTGATCTATGCCCTTCAGGATTGGTGCACTATGTGACTCTCACcatttctttcatgataataatCTCAACTATAAACTTGATCGTTTACTTCAAGCAGCCACTCCTGATCTGGTTCTACGAGCACAATGTATGTATGAGCATCGCCGCCCAGCGGGAGTTCGAAAAACAGAAGAAGTTCGATGCTTTTCTATCATTCACCCACAAGGACGAGGAGCTCATCGAAGAGTTCGTTGAGAGACTGGAGACTGGCGCGTACAAATTCCGACTCTGCTTCTATCTGCGCGACTGGCTCGTGGGGGTGCCAATTCCCGAGTGCATCAGCCAATCTGTGAAGGACTCGAAGCGCGTCATCATCCTGTTGACGAACCACTTCCTGAAGTCGACTTGGGGGCGACTGGAGTTCCGCCTCGCCCTGCATGCCACCTCCCAGGACCGATGCAAGCGCCTCATTGTGGTCCTCTATCCCGAAGTGGAGAACTTTGATGATCTCGACAGCGAGCTGCGCTCCTACATGGTGCTGAACACGTATCTCAAGCGAGATGACCCCAATTTCTGGAACAAGCTAGTATTTTCAATGCCCCATGTGAATGTGCAACAAGAACCCGATCCAGAGGCAATAGAGCTGTCTGTCATAAATCGCAATGAGTAA